The sequence below is a genomic window from Chaetodon auriga isolate fChaAug3 chromosome 8, fChaAug3.hap1, whole genome shotgun sequence.
TGAGTGTGTGCTTTACAGAACAAAGAACAGGGTGAAAAGGAATACCAATTTAAAAATGGTGGCGTAAGAGAGTGAGGAAAACAGAACGAGAATGAGGATCAGCAAAATAATGGGCTGAAACATCTGGATGGATGACAGTTAAATTAAAAGcagggagggcagagggagtgaggggCAGATCGACAAGTGGTTAGAAAAGTGCATATTAgggaagagaaaaatgacagtCCTTAAAGTCaatcattcatttgtttgcattAGCTTACAGACAGTGGCTCCTCTGCCTGTTTATCCTCCTGCTTGGGGACGTCCAGTCGGTCTATGAAGCTCTGCAACTCCTTCCTGAAGGCTTTCATCTGGGCGTTGATACGATACAGCAGCTCATGCTCTCTGATCCTGTGGAGCAGAGGATGTCTGGACTTCAAATACCATTTGAAATACTGCAGTTAAACAAACACAGGGTGAGTTGAATGGGGTAAAACTGTGATCCCTAATCCCTTTCATGTGTTTATACCTGCcaccttcctcatcctcatccagcCTGGCAAACAGCTCCCCATTGGTGACATACACCCGGGCCTCAGCGATGATAGTGCTGGTGTCAGCGATGAGCCTGTCGATGGTCCGGCCCAGCCTCTCCGCCTCGATGCGGATGTCTATCATCTGCTGCCGGTCCTTCAGGCTTCTGGATAAAAAACGGCTGTCTACAGGTGAGTAAAGGGAACGCGTCGGGGTGAGGCAGCGGATGTTCCTCACCTCATCTGAGTCGCTCTCCCCTCCAATAGGGCCCTCGCGCTTGCGGTGAGGCGggaggaggcgaggggaggaagctgaggctgaggggGTGTCGTCATCCCGTCCCCCATCGCTATCAGCATCACTGTCCCGAGGGCTACCGCGGATGCCCAGGTGGGACGCCAGGTCGTAGCGCTGCATGTTTGAGAGCAGCACGCGGTTCTCATACTGGAGCTGCATAACTTTGCCACTCAATTCATTGATTTGCAGACgggctgctttcagctcctcctggaggGCCTCCACTTTAGCGGGGTCAGCTCCTCCTAGGGTTGAAACAAGGCGACAAAGAAAAGTGGAACACCTCTGCAAATGAGACTTTCATGTGCAGCTCCTGGAGGCTTTACAAAACAGTTTTCATCAGATACAGATTTATTAAGCTGAAACAGAACAGATATCTCTTACTCTGTAGTGCAGTTGTTTTGTTCCTGAAAgacagtgggaaaaaaaaaacaaacaaaaacaaacctccAGCATGTCTCGATCCAGCTTCATGGGATCCAGCCTTGTATTTCAGCTTATTGAGTTCACCTGTCACCTAAAGATGAAACTGGATGTTATTCCCTTGTGCATTTAGAGCTGAAAGTATTAATAGATCAAACGTTTGAATTTCTTATGCATGAGGCTTAGATAACAGACAGACCTATAAAAAGGCCTCAAAGACATTGATGATACCAATAATAGCACCAGATacaacaggacagaggagacacTTATCAAGATTACTTCTTACATCTGTGAAAGTAAAGCAGCACTGTGTTGCCTTATGTCATCAGAAAGCATACGTCATATATTATTTACAGTCTGCTGATATTTTAATGGAGATATTTTAAATTCCACCATCTTTAACAAGGCTTCAAAGAGAGGCTGAACATAATAGCAGTCCCAAACAGAGAAGCTGAAGGGGATAACTGAAGTATAACTGATGTAGAAGCTACTGGATTGCAAGTCATGCTATAATAGTGTTGTCCAATAGCAATGCACTTGGCCTGTTGATGAAACTGGCATTTCTACCTTTTTGTTCTCTTCTTCCACATCTGCTAAATTCCTGCGGAGAAGTTCCGCCTCGTCCTCCAccagctgaagctgctgcctcAGCTCTGAAAGGGCCTCGCCCTGCTCCCTGCACTGCTGACCTCCAGCGCCAGAGCCGTCCACTCCTGCTGCCGCCAAACTGTGAGAGGAGGGAAGCATTGAGAACTGTGAAATGCAGTTTACAGCCCCTCTTTTCTATTCGATTTTTGGGAAAGCAATACAGTCCAGTTAAGCTAATCTAATTCAAtctgatgatgaatgaatgcaaaGTACCTGTCCTCCCTCATGTCATCCAGTTCAGCCTTCAGCCCCCTGTTCTCCACCTCCAGTTCCACAATCTTCCTCCCCAAGATGTTtgcttcctcctccaccaggcGTAAGCGGAGTTTCAGCTCTGATTCGCGGGTGGTGGGAGGCCCTCCAGCCTCACCTTTAGGCAGAGGGCTGTCCACGTCCCCGTAGAAGGAGCGGTActtctgcagctcctgctccagccGGTCCTTCTCCTTGTCAATCTTTGCCATTTTTTTACGCATCAAGATGGCTTCCTCCTTGATGAAGGCCAGCTGGCATTTCAAATCGTCGTTTTCTTCCTGTGgagacagtttgtttgtttgcccaTTACTTACAGTCTTCTGGGTTGTACATGTGTTTTCACAAAGTCAACATGGAAGGAAATACACTGTGATGTAGTTTTTCTTGTGTAAGTTCATTTGTTTGGTCGTGTGCTTTAAAAAGTCAACAGTCCCAGAATCAGTTTCATTGCCTCTGAatgtttttccttcatgttaCTTTCACTCCTTACAAATTATGACTCTCCAGGGCCCAGATCTACATATTAAATTGTCTTTTAATTTGGAAATTACATTGCAAAATAACCTCATTATTAAACATCTCCATTGAAATTAAGGACTTTATAATCTAATTATGTGTGTAAATGCTGACTCACCTCGAGCGGGGTCTGTGGagcctttctctctgctttctgccCATCCTtacttccttttcttttcagtgagagctgcaggaaaacagtggttacatcatcatcatcagctcacTGTTTTCTTACTGAAGGCAGTGATATCATCTGGATTTATGGAACACTGAAGGTCCAGACAAGTAATGGAAAAACAGGGCTGTTTAAAGTCACCCTCAAGAACATTTCTGgtaaaatattcaaaatcaAATCACCGTGCTCTCAGTGCGAGTGTGATTTTATAGCCTTGAAGGAAAAACAACCCCATAAAGAACAGTTGTTATTCCTTTTATCATGTTTATGATtatgaatgaatatttcaccagtctttaaaaaaatctgttatgGTTATTCTTTCAAATTCAAAGTCAACCTTGTGCCAGCCTTACCTTGCCAATCTGCAGTACAGTAACACAGTGAAAGGGTCATATTCCACTTATTCTATTCAGCCATTTGTATTCATTCAACAACAATAATATCTTTATTTTTACAACCCTTTTCAACTCAGTTTGGAAAGTCCTATATAGAACTGTGTACTGTGGATATTTCCTTTACATTTGaatgtacatatacagtatcCACTACTGTCTCCAAAGCACTCTATATGTTGCTCTGTTTGGGCCATGATTTGCATTGCTCTTtcataaacagacaaacacagacagtgaaacaaacagacacactctcaTAAGCCCCTCACCTCTTTGGCTTTCTCCAGTTCGTTCTGCAGGGCCTGCTTGGTGACCTCCACCTCTatcagctgctgcctcagcttctcattctcctcctctgtcttcatcctcttctcctccacattCTCCAGCTCATGGTGCAGGCGCACAGACACGTCCTTCGCCACCTGGGAGAGGGACCGAGACAGAAGCAAATAGAGAAGTAATTAGTCTGGAGTATGATAAAATGTATTAGAATGATGCTCAGCCTGCCAAACACTCACCTTAAGGTCTTGCTCCAGACTTCTGAGCAGCTCTCCATCCACTTGGCCACTTTCTGCGAACCGCAGCCTCTTCCTCTCGGCCTTCTTCAGACGGTACTGAAGGATCCGACAGTTCTTGTTggctctctccagctctctgcgCATGTCCTGCAGCTGGCAGGCGTCTTCCTCATAGAAGGTATCCCGCATCTCATCCATCTCTGCCCGCATCTCCTCAATTTCGGTCTATAACACGgcggaaaaacaaaacaaagtgcgTCACAATGTAATTACATTCAACCTGGGCATACAAAAGCAAATTAACAGGGTCTTTTAATAATatcttttcaaaacaaagcGTGCAACTACGTGCAGTTGTCATTATGAATCTGCAAGTAAATACAACAGGTGCGAGCATTGCGCACGCTCAAAATGGTATGatatgaacaaactgatcagtcttgtaatattttaaacatttacctTAAGATCTTCGTTTTCATCCTCCAGCTTCTCGATCTCTTCTTGTAGCCTCTGGTCTGGCCGGGGAGCCGGCTGTGGACAGTCGGGCTCGGGGGACAGCTCCGGCTCTGAGGCCGGCGGTGATGCTGATTTCGTCTGCATCTTTGTCCCTTTCTTCCCCAAGCTCTTATTCAAGTGAAACTGTATTAGCTCGGATTGCAAGCATCCCTCCTTCCAGAAACCGGGTCCGCAGCCCACTGTGCCTTTGGAGCTCTTCTTGCTACCGCTTGTCGCCGCGGCGGCCTCCGCACCTCTCGGGTTTTTACTCCTCAGTTTGGGGGATTTGGTTGCGCAAGGCTGATCGGAGACGACGCGGTTCGGATCCGCTCTGGAGGGCGAGGAGGCATCAGCGGCGAGCCGGGGGGAGTCTTCTGGTGTCTGGATGCCGCCTCTGTCTGCCGCCGCCGCGGGCCTGCTCAGCGTCGGGCTTTCAGCACCAGCAGCCTGGACAGCAGCCGCGCCTCTGATGGCAGGAGCGCCTCCGGCCTGCCGCTCCCTGCCTGTGGAGACGGGAGAATGACCTCGGCTGCTTctcactccccctccccctcctacTCCTCCTTGCCTTGACGCGATGGGCTTTGACGAGTTGCTGCCCTTCTGTGTAGCTTTAGATCCACCGTCTTTGAGCCCGGCCGGAGACGACGACCGCTGCTGCTTCCGGCTGCTATTGTCTGGCTGCCGCGGCGAGTCGGCAGAGGATGGGTTCATCATGGTGTCAGAGACTCAGCTCATCCTCAGCAACATCCATCCCTTTCACCAGTGTCcctgcagctggaaaacaatTGGCTTTTCAGACCGAAAGGCTACAAAATGATCTACAGTCTAGACTAAGCGCTCAATAAGAAAAGGTTATCCTCTACAGGTCGACCAGGCAGGCTTACAAACTTGGACTAATGTGGTTATTAAAAATAGCTTAAACAGGTACGTCAGGACGCACCTTGCATTTTAAATGAGggattttttcctcttttttcttttttcttttttctttttttcataaatGAGGCTAATTAGGCTTATGTCTGTGGAAAGCGCCTGGGGATAGGTGTACCACCAGTGATCACGCAGTCGGCCATTCAGCCCCTGTTTGATGAGATGCGTGTGAGATCAGCTGCAGATCGGGTAATTAGACAATCATTTGCGTCATGTGCGCTGCCCAAAGGCCAATgggcgggagagagagagagagagagagagagagagagagagagagagagagagcaaaagggAAGGCAATGTCATTGGCTATTAAACCTGGAGCAGCGGCCAGCCAATTAAACCGGTTTCACTTCAGTTGGCAGAAATAAGGTTCAGAGTGGCCTCAGATCTGATCCTACCTGATCGACccaaaagagacaaagagcgGTCCAGCTTCTTGATACTACACAAGCCACATCCAGACAGACATGAGTACTGAGAGAGCCGCTTCCTGTCAGCCATCATCTTCCTCCCCATATCCAACATTAGCGATGAGTCATTACTTAAATGGATTGAGGATGAACCATAAAAGTGTCAGAAGCAATGGACACAACGTCTCTTTTAGCGAGTCCACAGTTGGAAGagtttgagcattttttttttcttttgtctctttggttttaaaagcaccaaatcgacagcctcacacactctctctcacacaatcTCTCATTCAGTGCTGATTAAATCAATATCGACTAAACAAGAGGGGAAAGGCAAAGCTCCGTTTCTTGCCCAGAGTGATCTCTACATACAAACAACTGGGAGCAGCAACAGTAAATCAACCCACCTCGGAGGCCTGACAGTACAGAACATAATGTGTACCACAGTCACACGTTTGCCCTTCATACAGGTTACTGTTGTCACATTCACCCAAAACACGCCTGTGTGCACAAAGAAAAGGGGTTATCACTTGGAAATCATGAGGCTCCAATTGAATTTCTTACCTTTTCTGGGTGTTTTTTGTCGGATGCTGAAGGGTAGTGGTGATGGGGAGGCAAAAGGGATGCTGACTCGAGCGCCTCCCGACCACCGAGCAACCTGTTTCAATATTCATGGCATTACATCATCGCTGGGAGGGCCGGGGCTGCACGGAAGTGAAGCTGCACGCAGCAGGCTGCTCTCATTGGAAGAAGacagtctccctctctcaatgtctgtgtctcttctctctctctctctctctctctctctctctctctctctctctctctctctctctcaacagtGATTGGATGGAGCCACTTGGGACTGTACATTCATCCACCTTGCATTCACTCATTTGAATTGACCTTGAGTATATGGATCTTACTTGACCACTAGAGAGATTGTGACTGCTCCAAAGGTTTCTAAGTGGATTTTTTTCCAAGGGTGCAACAGAGCACTTTAAACCAGGAAGACAATATGGCCTCAGTGGACATTATTCAACAGCTGTCATTGAACTAGAGCAAGTACAGAATATTTATCAAGAAGTCCAGCTTTCCAACACATACAGGATTGCCTGTCTCttacaacctttttttttttttttttagtttacaATAATGCATGAGCTTACATTTCTGTCTAGACTTTGTCATAACATACAGTGAAATCCTTCAAATTAAGAGCGTATGTGTTGTTTGCttatattttgacatttatttgaatttgGTTCAGTGATCAGACTCATAACATCCATTCGTGACTTGGATTTCAGTCATGGGGAGTTTTATTTACCGCCCCAATGAGTGtttgaaaacattcaaaaatgtgGTAGTCGCTATATTATTGTTTCTTGGCCATTTCAGTCTTTCTTCcatctctcatctctgtcaTAACCCAAAACTGAAGCTGTTGCACAacattttttccacaaaatCCTTGGGAATCACTTGTCAGACTATTTAGTATTTGGAGAGGGGAGAACAGACCTTACTTAATGCTGTCAGGGGGTAAATAAGCAGTTTCATTTGGAGTTCTGCCCACCTTTCATTTCTCCCAGAATTTGTTTGAATCTGTGCTGTTTGGAGATGGCAACATGAAATTGGCATGTATTTGCTTTGAAAACAGGTTCATGTGTGAGTTTTTCCAAAGGAAATGGTTACCGAAGACCGTATTCTGTCTGGAAAAGGCTCAACTCTGCTGAGTTCCTCATAAACTCAAGGCATCTTCACTTTTATTGAATTATATCATGGTGGGCCAGACCCATCTCACCAGTCATTTGGAGCTTTTAATTCTTGGACCTATGCCGACAACATAAagcaggcacacacgcacacacacacatctgaaacaGCTCTGTTTAAAGACACGCCACAAAGAGCCGGAGTGCTGTTGCATGTATCTCCCCTGTGTGAGTAAAATAACAAGTTTTGCAGGAAGTGCCAGGGATTGACTTGGATTGACAGCTAAGATTTGCTCTGCTCTGAAAGTTTTATGCCATGGATTTTTAACTTCTGTCAAGGCTCCAGTAAGCAGAGCTCTTAGCCTCCTACTTTGGCTCTGCACAATCCATTTGCCTCTGTCGCTGCAGGCCTTTACAATACTATATCTTGATCCATTCAGAAACAAGACTGCTCTCTGTTGTAATCACAGTTTAATTGCCAGACTAAGATGCTGCATGGCTAATCAGCCGGCTTTGGACAAGAATGATGATCCATTTTCTCTGAATGGGATAACAGATGTTTGAGGTCTTGCACCCCCtttcacagtgacacacacacacacacacacacacacacacacacacattcaccacatCCCCCACCTATTCTCTCCTTCGGCCCCAGGACTGTTCAATCATTTGCTCGCATTAAAGTGACAGATGTCAGAGTTGTGGAGGCGATGCCAGACAAGATTACTGATTCTTTGTCACAACgtagaacaaaagaaagaatgTGTGGCTAAAAAAGTGTCATTTCATGCACTGACAAGACAACAGTTTCCTAAATGATGAGGAAATATTGAATGTTCACATACTGTGTTTCTTTAACAGCatgtatattttacatttaatctTGTAGTTTGAATTAAAACACGTATATTCCAGTATGGATTGAAACAGTACTGGaatatatacatttatttctGCACTATCCCTGAAACAAAATACCCGTTTGTATCTCATCCCGTTAGAATAATTGTTGTTAAAGACTTGAAATCAGACTAAATGACTTGAATGAGTGACTAAAGAGGGACATTTTCGTGCAGTGATAATGAGACAGCTCACTCAACAACAATTCCTGCCAATTTTGTCACGATTTCTTTTTATGTGCCCATCTTCTTGAGTAGTAAATACTCTTTCACTTCCCAGTCCTTCAACCCACACCATTTACTGgtgagagagcaagagagagagagagagagagagagagagagagtccctGATGAACATCCAGCTAAAAATATCAccctcattcatttcacacTCCCAAGTTTCCCTCTCATTCTCACTTCCTCTATTATTCACAAACACTCTTACCCTGGATCTTCGCAGAAACATCATGTGTAGACGGGGATCCCAGGCGGTGTACTTGTCACTGTTTATACGTAGTCAGGGATTATCTGCAGTGTCATGTTGTAGTTTCCATTAGGGTTAGGGCTCTTTAAACTGCaatgtgtggttttgttttttttttaaatggctaCACATAACATTTTCCCATCAGTTAATCCTTTCCACATGACCTTGAATACATTAACATGATTGCCAATGTAAATGTGGCTGTGATGAAGGGAACTGGCAGCCTGAACAGGCCTCCACACTGAGTTTCACATAGAAATGATTGAACGCTGCCTGAAAATGCAGTGTAAACAAATCGATGTTTTAAGAACAGCACTGGGACAACAACTCACATGAAAGGAGTCATATACAGAAATTTCCATTGCTTCACTATTCATTATTGATCACTGATATGGATGAGgtaaagaaacacatttttatgctTTAAGGCCTTATTCTGACAGGTAACCAGTGGGTAATGCCTTTTTGGTGCTATACGTTTCTCCTCTGgggcataaaaaaaacattgtctcTGGTCTCAGTTGTTGTGCTCCAGATATCAACTGAGCTCCTGACAGGCAGGAAAATTGTTACTTTGCTGTGAAATCCACATGGGATTTTACTGAAGGAGGCTGTTctgcacagatacagacacacattcaaactGACATATATAAATGCTGATGTAGTCGTCTGAATCCTGTCTGTACAGTAtgccttacacacacacacacacacacacacacacacacacacacacacacacagtatacagatatatatatacactttCTGTACGACCATGTGTGGCTTTGTATTTAGTGCTTATGCTCTGTTGGTGTCACGTGAGAAGATGTAGAAAGGAGTGaggtcattttgtttttattcaggaTTAACATTTAAGTATTAGATTGACTGGCATGAAATTATTGAGCCCCACTTTAATGGAATTATGCTAATGTGGCCAAAAACCAACAGATATGATAACACAGGAAGAGGCCTACTGCACTTCCACCAAGGCTAAAGATGCTAAGCAAGCGTAATCTGCCATTGTTTCTATTATAAAAGATTTGTAATGGCTTACTATTTAGAAAACACTGCAGGTCAATGGTTGGAAGGATGTGGGGGCCCCATCCAAGGGAAAGGCTGCTGATGAGGTTTTCTGTTACCGAGTTGTGAAATTATTGCTCTCAGTTGAAGAATAACACGAACCTCGTCCATGTAACACCCCTCTGCTGGTGAAGGCCTCCCACTCATAAACTCTGCAGGAGGCAGTGGCAGGGGTGAGGGGGTTGTTTCTCAATCTATTACAcaagcgtacacacacacacacacacacacacacacaaatgaaaccTCCACTCAATAatccacccactcacacacacacacgcactaaaACAATGTTTAATACTTTATTACACTGGTGCTGTTTCCCACATACACCCAGCTGATTCaaaaagaagcaggaggaggggatgcagtgggtgggggtgggaggtcTTTGGGAGGATGAGGGGGggcagacagctgctgtgtacAGTTACCATGGAAACCTTTGTGTAAATTGAGAATTAAACAGAGATGAGTATTGTTATTAATTCAGTTTTAAGCGGATTTTATCTTTTTGTCTACCAACATGTTGTCAGAGATTTGCCGtaagcagtattttttttttttttgtttaacgTGTCAGACAAGCAACATATGGCTCAAAACATGGCAGACAGAACCCCACCCTATGCTGGAACCACACCTCTATACCACTGCAGAGTTTGATGCTTATAAATGTGGATTGCTGAGCGGGGACAGGACCTTTTGAAATGACtttcacaaaatgaaatgttgacCGTTTAAACTGGCAAACGGACATAGATGGCAAAGAGAAGGTGAAGCTGCGCTGCTACAATACAACAGAAATGTTACATTCAGATTTCCTTCTTTTCTGAAAGGTTTGGGAACACCATTGACAacaattttacaaaacaaacaaaaatttgTCTATTTTGACTTCAACCAAGGTGGAAGAAGAATTCAGTTCAATGGAAAGTAAAACCATCAATActgcaatgtaaaaatactccattatgaGTAAAAggcattcaaaatcttactgaagtaaaagtgtaaaagtgttttttggCTGAATATGACTTAAAGTCTCAAAAGTTAAAgtgctaaaaaataaataaataaataagcacaGTAAATGTAATTAGTTGCTTTCTAACATTGGGTTTCAATTCATTTTATGGATCACAGTGCATTGGTGTGTAAGGCTGAGTGAAATAGGCTTTGATAATACGCCAGAACATTAAACTGATAACCAGGAATTGAAGTTTCTAATCCTTCTCATATCGCAACACTCGATAAAGTTCTTTGGTTTGAGGTGAAGTCATTTCCATGATTAGAGTGGATGGTTCAAAACGTGGTGAGTATCCTGAGCGTGCTGTGGAGTAACCGGGATGCTTGTTTACTGTAATATTACCATGGTGCCCTCTAGTGTTGGAAACCTGCTCTGCACATGTGATACCAACAATGTCCTTTCACAATAGCTAAACCACCCAAGACATTAATGTCAAAACACTGTCTTGATCCACAGAATGTAAGATAATTTATATCtttgttaaaaacaaatgtcaatTACTACATTACGCAGAAGACAGTTAAATGAAGTGGCGCAACATCTGTAGACGCATTCAGTTTAATTCAAATTGAATAGAGTTCAAAGTTAtgatacttaaaaaaaatacacacacagaagcaatGTGGACGTATAACTGTCCAAGCTAACAAGCTGGGAACATTCCCAAATGCGCAGTGTACAAAATATCACAATGTAATATGTACAACacaaaaagaacacaaatacacagacaagCACACTCAGGAAGTTGGTATTTACATCAAAATAAATAGAAAGAACCaataaataacatcaaaatGTGTTGGTTGATGGATGACATAAAGCTGGATTAGCTGATATAGAGCCGAGCACTGATTTATACTCTATATACTACAGGCAGAGCAGAGTTATTCTTCATAGTGGTATAAGGTACACAGTCACTATAGAGGTTCACCAGCTCTTTTTGTATAGAAATCATAATCTCTATCTTTTTAAATCCAAATTTTTCCCCTGATAAATTTACATTCAAGTCAGGACACGGATTAAGCCtgaaaactcaaacacaaaaagataTTTAATTGAATATGGGAAGAAAATGGCGCTTAAGGTATGCTTAGTTAGCTTGATAAAAACTGGCTGTCAGCTAGCTCTGAATTCTCTGTAAATACAAAGGGAACCCAGAACACCTCCGCTTCTTTGTTCGGCACACAACATTTTCACCAGCGTGTAAGACAAACAACGACATCAGAGAGGATATAATATAAAAAGACAGGTAAACATCTGCAAAGACAAAACTCCACCAGCTTCTCTGTGAAAACAGGGAACATTGAGATAATGATCAGATCCATCATTTCTCTGGATGatattcattacatttcattgCATTACACACAAGTAGGGATATATAAAACCTGCAATGCTTGTATACAGAAATAGAAAATTTTAACCTTCCGTGAGCTACAGTTGACGATTACTCCATCATAAACCAGTGATGGAACGATCCCACCCAAGTCTCAAAGGGTTAGAAATCTATTTCTCCTATTTCTATGCACCCCTTACCTCTGGATATTGATTTATTCTCCTTCTTTAGAACGTAACTGTGCACTAATGGGGTGAAAGCTCAAAAGTCAGCGGCAGCTGAGTCCACaacttgaaataaaaaagaacaaataataCAACTCCATGTTGTCAAATAAGTGGATAACTGCAGAGGTGTCGTTACATCGATAATAACTTGAATAAGATGAGGACAAAAATGACATGATACTGTACATTATCATCAGTTTTAGATTTGTAAAGGTGaacaacaaaacataataaactgacatgtttgtgcgtgtgttatGATGTGTATTCCTGTCTCAATACAGCAGTGATCGCATATATAATCTTTGTCAAGCAGCTCAGGCGCATTTAATGAAGCTTTCCCAGCATGCCAAACAGGCCTGGTGAactctgtttccttttcaggctcagtttttttttgtgactgaGTCACTTTTTAAACCAGATTAACAGTACTTGGCACCACAATAAAGAGAAGGAATACTAAGATCTATCCTGGACCATACACTACTGTATTTTTGGATTATTTGTGATAATGGTCACCTTATGCAAGACCTTTGACACCTCTCACTAACAGAATGATCCTCTCTCAACACAAGCCTGTCTCATATTTTATCTACAACAACTCAGATCATGGCTTAAATAAACACCGTAAAGCATCCGTCCATCTAAATCTTCCTCAAATTAAGTCTTTCATGTTTTAGCACTGTCAACCTGGAACTCAAAGCAAGGCCCTACCTCACCTCTACCTCTCTCGCTTCCCTTCTTCTAATCTCTTTTAgcccttcctttcctctttctcctgccaGAGTTCTCCTGCGgcttctcctctttgctcccCGTCACCACTGCTCCGTTGGCGGCCTTGCTGAGCCCGTTGAGACTCCCGTTAGAGAGGGCCTTGCCCgctttggaggaggaggaggaggcgtcGCGCCGGGGCTGCTGGCGGCGGTAGGTCTGGTAGTAGAAGTTGccaaagaggatgatgaaggtgatggcGT
It includes:
- the LOC143324419 gene encoding microtubule cross-linking factor 3-like isoform X5; this translates as MMNPSSADSPRQPDNSSRKQQRSSSPAGLKDGGSKATQKGSNSSKPIASRQGGVGGGGGVRSSRGHSPVSTGRERQAGGAPAIRGAAAVQAAGAESPTLSRPAAAADRGGIQTPEDSPRLAADASSPSRADPNRVVSDQPCATKSPKLRSKNPRGAEAAAATSGSKKSSKGTVGCGPGFWKEGCLQSELIQFHLNKSLGKKGTKMQTKSASPPASEPELSPEPDCPQPAPRPDQRLQEEIEKLEDENEDLKTEIEEMRAEMDEMRDTFYEEDACQLQDMRRELERANKNCRILQYRLKKAERKRLRFAESGQVDGELLRSLEQDLKVAKDVSVRLHHELENVEEKRMKTEEENEKLRQQLIEVEVTKQALQNELEKAKELSLKRKGSKDGQKAERKAPQTPLEEENDDLKCQLAFIKEEAILMRKKMAKIDKEKDRLEQELQKYRSFYGDVDSPLPKGEAGGPPTTRESELKLRLRLVEEEANILGRKIVELEVENRGLKAELDDMREDSLAAAGVDGSGAGGQQCREQGEALSELRQQLQLVEDEAELLRRNLADVEEENKKVTGELNKLKYKAGSHEAGSRHAGGGADPAKVEALQEELKAARLQINELSGKVMQLQYENRVLLSNMQRYDLASHLGIRGSPRDSDADSDGGRDDDTPSASASSPRLLPPHRKREGPIGGESDSDEVRNIRCLTPTRSLYSPVDSRFLSRSLKDRQQMIDIRIEAERLGRTIDRLIADTSTIIAEARVYVTNGELFARLDEDEEGGRIREHELLYRINAQMKAFRKELQSFIDRLDVPKQEDKQAEEPLSMFQPIILLILILVLFSSLSYATIFKLVFLFTLFFVL